From a region of the Hippopotamus amphibius kiboko isolate mHipAmp2 chromosome 3, mHipAmp2.hap2, whole genome shotgun sequence genome:
- the LOC130848920 gene encoding pregnancy-associated glycoprotein 2-like translates to MKCLVILGLVALSEGLVIIPLTKVKIMRETLREKTVLTNFLDENLDNTSQNAAQDLNISRHPLRNYMDLVYVGNITIGTPPQEFKMLFDTGSSDLWVPSVYCHSTACRIHKRYDPHLSTTFRLSGRPVDLIFGSGRMVGFLGFDTVQIGKLVDVFQPFGLSEYQFVTEHSPFDGILGLGYPSMALQGTIPVFDNLMRRGVISQPVFAFYLSTNKKNGSVVMFGGVDHSYHKGELKWIPVSRTRFWQVTVNRIIMNGQFLGCFRGCQAILDTGTSRLLGPTEPIDNVKRFISARHVGYEWVVPCYLIPRMPDVIFTINGMDYPVPAQAYIRKGHRGLCFSSFQGGTENWHPRETWILGDVFLRLYFSVYDRGNNRVGLAPTL, encoded by the exons atgaagtgCCTTGTGATCCTCGGGCTGGTGGCCCTCTCAGAGGgcctagtcat aatccctctaacGAAGGTGAAGATTATGCGAGAAACCCTCAGGGAAAAAACTGTACTAACAAATTTCCTGGATGAGAACCTGGACAACACATCCCAGAATGCTGCTCAAGACCTGAATATTTCTCGTCACCCCCTGAGGAACTACAtggat CTGGTCTACGTTGGCAACATTACCATTGGAACACCCCCTCAGGAGTTCAAGATGCTGTTTGACACAGGCTCCTCTGACTTGTGGGTGCCCTCTGTCTACTGCCACAGTACTGCTTGCC GTATACACAAGCGCTACGACCCTCACTTGTCTACCACCTTCCGGTTATCAGGCCGGCCTGTAGACCTCATTTTTGGCTCTGGGAGGATGGTTGGATTTCTTGGCTTTGACACTGTTCAG ATCGGGAAACTTGTGGATGTTTTCCAGCCATTTGGCCTGAGCGAGTATCAATTTGTGACAGAGCATTCACCCTTTGATGGCATCCTGGGCCTGGGCTACCCCAGCATGGCCCTCCAAGGGACCATCCCTGTCTTCGACAACCTGATGAGAAGAGGCgtcatttctcagcctgtctttgccttctacttgagcac cAACAAGAAGAATGGCAGCGTGgtgatgtttggtggggtggaccacagctaccacaaaggagagctcaagtggataccagtgtcccGAACTCGCTTCTGGCAGGTAACTGTGAACCG CATCATCATGAACGGGCAGTTCCTTGGTTGTTTCCGTGGCTGCCAGGCCATTCTGGATACCGGGACCTCACGGCTACTTGGCCCAACTGAACCAATCGACAACGTCAAGAGGTTCATCAGCGCCAGGCATGTCGGTTACGAG TGGGTGGTTCCATGTTACTTGATCCCCCGCATGCCTGacgtcatcttcaccatcaacgGCATGGACTACCCAGTGCCCGCTCAAGCCTACATCCGGAAG GGTCATCGGGGACTATGTTTCAGCAGCTTTCAAGGTGGCACAGAGAACTGGCACCCACGAGAGACCTGGATCCTGGGTGATGtcttcctgaggctgtatttctcGGTTTATGATCGGGGAAACAACAGGGTTGGCCTGGCCCCCACATTGTAA